A single window of Synechococcus sp. C9 DNA harbors:
- a CDS encoding cation:proton antiporter has product MLKSMIGIVLMGFFVGQIARRMRMPALVGMVLVGIVLGPSLGNGIAPEVLDAADSLRTIAVMVILMKAGLGLDREKLAQQGTVALRLGVLPAAGEAVAIALAAMGLLQFDFATGLLLGCVIGAESPAVIVPGMLRLKSLGWGVNKGIPDAILTGSALSDVLLLLVFSLLLAFLSQGTAGGITLPGGFTLSPWQLLPLQILGQIGLGVGLGWLTAHLLISLLAKQNWTQNAVQDVLVATGFTLLLVVLAADFPVFSGYLAVMSAGFFLMEMDAPLARRLRGGFDSLWVIAEIMLFVLLGASIQLDVLGNTLGVGLVVLAIGTLVGRSLGWYLSTLGSNWTWKERLFLLPGNSAKATVQAALGAIPLAQGIPGGETILAVAVLSILVTAPLGAWAIPTFAPKLLTRGEVDPTKVAVSQRIVLLAAVDTSPLAVPVLTKTAELARRSDAEVIVLHVMRMDDPPGVERLRAQAKRILADIRYRFIVVNGSVPEEIVRAAQDYDVAEIVIGKRGHRPLDEVLVGSVSQAVLESSTKPVVIVEGQ; this is encoded by the coding sequence ATGTTGAAGAGCATGATTGGGATTGTACTGATGGGTTTTTTCGTGGGGCAAATCGCACGCCGAATGCGAATGCCTGCGTTGGTAGGAATGGTATTGGTCGGCATTGTGCTTGGTCCCTCCCTGGGCAATGGGATTGCGCCGGAGGTGTTGGATGCGGCGGATTCCCTACGAACCATCGCTGTGATGGTGATTTTGATGAAGGCTGGGCTGGGGTTGGACCGGGAAAAACTGGCTCAGCAAGGCACTGTGGCTTTGCGATTAGGGGTTTTGCCGGCGGCTGGTGAGGCGGTCGCCATTGCGCTGGCTGCGATGGGTCTGCTCCAATTTGATTTTGCCACTGGGCTATTGCTGGGTTGTGTCATTGGTGCGGAATCTCCCGCCGTGATTGTGCCTGGAATGTTGCGCCTAAAAAGTCTGGGATGGGGCGTGAACAAAGGGATTCCAGATGCCATTTTAACCGGCAGTGCGCTGTCAGATGTGTTGCTGTTGCTGGTCTTTAGTTTACTGCTGGCGTTTTTATCTCAGGGTACAGCAGGCGGGATCACCTTACCCGGTGGTTTCACCTTGAGTCCCTGGCAATTGTTGCCGTTGCAAATCCTTGGGCAAATTGGGTTAGGGGTTGGGCTGGGCTGGTTGACGGCGCATCTGTTGATCTCATTATTGGCTAAACAAAATTGGACACAAAATGCGGTACAGGATGTTTTAGTTGCCACCGGCTTTACCCTCTTGTTGGTCGTCCTAGCGGCAGATTTCCCCGTTTTTTCTGGCTATTTGGCAGTGATGAGTGCGGGCTTTTTTTTGATGGAGATGGATGCCCCGTTGGCACGGCGGTTACGGGGTGGCTTTGATAGTTTGTGGGTGATTGCTGAAATTATGCTGTTTGTGTTGCTGGGTGCGAGTATTCAGTTGGATGTGTTGGGCAATACCCTGGGGGTGGGATTGGTTGTATTAGCCATTGGCACTTTGGTTGGGCGTTCTTTGGGCTGGTATCTTTCTACTTTAGGAAGTAATTGGACTTGGAAAGAACGACTATTTTTACTGCCGGGAAATTCCGCTAAAGCAACGGTACAGGCGGCACTCGGGGCAATTCCCTTGGCGCAAGGCATCCCTGGAGGGGAAACCATTTTGGCGGTGGCGGTTCTCTCCATTTTGGTCACAGCACCCCTGGGAGCCTGGGCAATTCCCACCTTTGCGCCCAAGCTATTGACACGGGGGGAGGTTGACCCGACTAAGGTGGCGGTGTCCCAACGGATTGTACTGCTGGCGGCGGTGGATACCTCTCCTTTGGCGGTGCCGGTGTTGACCAAAACGGCAGAGTTAGCCCGGCGCAGTGATGCGGAAGTGATCGTGCTCCACGTGATGCGGATGGATGACCCGCCAGGGGTTGAGCGACTGCGGGCGCAGGCAAAACGAATTTTGGCAGATATTCGCTACCGGTTCATCGTCGTCAATGGCTCGGTGCCAGAAGAAATTGTGCGGGCGGCGCAGGATTATGATGTGGCGGAAATTGTGATCGGCAAACGGGGGCATCGTCCCCTGGATGAGGTATTGGTGGGTTCCGTGTCTCAAGCCGTCCTCGAAAGTAGCACCAAACCCGTTGTGATTGTGGAAGGGCAATGA
- a CDS encoding YqeG family HAD IIIA-type phosphatase, whose translation MPWQDLLRPRFTHPGPITNLDVGFLRSQGIRGIVLDVDDTLVPAHGQVIPPGVGGWMEQLKTLGPVWLVSNNLLESRIGDIAQQLHCPYLCGAGKPSRRKLRQALQGMNLPPEQTAMIGDRRLTDILAGNRLGMYTVLVEPIATPRWQKLRNLEDWLIDRWAPL comes from the coding sequence ATGCCCTGGCAAGACCTGTTGCGTCCCCGCTTCACCCACCCGGGCCCAATCACCAATTTGGATGTGGGGTTCCTCCGTTCCCAGGGGATACGGGGAATTGTTTTGGACGTGGATGATACCCTGGTGCCCGCTCATGGGCAGGTGATTCCGCCGGGGGTGGGGGGCTGGATGGAGCAACTCAAAACCCTGGGCCCGGTCTGGTTGGTGAGCAACAATCTGCTGGAGTCACGGATTGGGGATATTGCCCAGCAGTTACATTGCCCCTACCTCTGTGGTGCCGGGAAACCCTCCCGCCGCAAACTCCGCCAAGCCTTGCAGGGGATGAATTTGCCCCCGGAACAAACTGCCATGATCGGGGACCGTCGCTTGACCGACATCCTAGCGGGGAATCGCCTGGGGATGTATACCGTTTTGGTGGAACCGATTGCGACCCCCCGTTGGCAAAAACTCCGCAACTTGGAAGATTGGCTGATTGATAGATGGGCACCTCTATAA
- a CDS encoding diacylglycerol kinase family protein yields the protein MMSSVVPGTPPSPTQRSNLVQSFFYAGQGLYYAASTQRNFRIHLGIGAVALIWAAGVHLPLTQTAIIVLTIGLVLALELVNTALEAVVDLTVGQTYHELARIAKDCAAAAVLVTALAAVAVAGLLLVPASLT from the coding sequence ATGATGTCATCGGTTGTGCCTGGCACTCCCCCAAGCCCTACCCAACGAAGCAATTTGGTGCAGAGTTTTTTCTATGCGGGACAGGGGTTATACTACGCCGCCAGCACGCAACGCAATTTCCGCATCCACCTGGGGATCGGCGCAGTGGCGTTGATCTGGGCCGCTGGGGTGCATTTACCTTTAACCCAAACCGCCATCATTGTCCTGACCATTGGCTTGGTGTTGGCCTTGGAACTGGTGAATACGGCCCTGGAAGCGGTGGTGGATTTAACCGTGGGGCAAACGTACCATGAACTCGCCCGCATTGCCAAAGACTGTGCCGCCGCCGCCGTTCTGGTCACGGCCCTGGCCGCCGTGGCTGTGGCAGGGTTATTGCTGGTGCCTGCGTCCCTAACCTAA